The proteins below are encoded in one region of Methanofollis aquaemaris:
- a CDS encoding ABC transporter ATP-binding protein, producing the protein MGQKGAAKIRDGIAFVREIFTPARETSNEFRYQDILYFFRYLRPVWKIGAISLVLTIILVGLRTLVPLSGKIFLDYVVPGGVSGESSPAQAPSLLDTSLSAVCSSLPALVAAMLVLGAAIGILGLLQSYLLVKFREEYTFHLQTDLFDHVLRFPLPYFKSGQTGYLMSRISGDVGIMQFLFSQFLPQILSSFFYVAFSVFILYALSARLTLIMIIFTPLFLLVNLIFVSRIRAVTYQERERGAYVSRDLQEILAGIETVKTHTAEEREVGRIVNTLRGVIRMRIKNSMLNSFSSQFLLGTQFMMLLAVFWIGGQDVIAGTMTVGDFVAYIAYIATFSTASKTFFSLPVILQPVLTSVERLQELFGTATETDQGSGGFVPETIKGTIEFRDVSFSYVDGAPVLHGVNFTVGPGEVVALTGRTGAGKTTLINLLLKFFTPQSGMIVLDGHDLIELDPGWVRRQVSVVSQDPFLFHTSIEENVRYGRPEAGRDEVIEAARKAQIHAEILGFPEGYETVAGERGTQLSAGQRQRIAVARAFLRDSQILILDEPTSSLDAGTEERLQKSLAELAAGRTVILITHRTGLLSLADRVYALEDGHLVEQNPSSRRVEVEA; encoded by the coding sequence ATGGGACAGAAAGGCGCCGCGAAGATCCGGGACGGCATCGCATTTGTGAGGGAGATCTTTACCCCTGCACGAGAGACCAGCAACGAGTTCAGATATCAGGATATCCTCTACTTTTTCCGCTACCTCAGACCGGTCTGGAAGATCGGTGCGATCAGCCTTGTCCTAACAATTATCCTTGTCGGATTGAGGACACTCGTACCCCTCTCGGGCAAGATCTTTCTCGACTACGTGGTGCCCGGGGGAGTCTCCGGTGAAAGTTCACCTGCACAGGCCCCTTCACTCCTGGACACATCGCTCAGTGCGGTCTGCTCCTCTCTCCCGGCCCTCGTCGCGGCGATGCTTGTCCTCGGTGCTGCCATTGGAATCCTCGGGCTGCTTCAGTCTTATCTCCTGGTAAAGTTCAGGGAGGAGTACACCTTTCATCTCCAGACCGACCTCTTCGACCATGTGCTCAGGTTTCCCCTCCCATACTTCAAGTCCGGTCAGACCGGATACCTGATGTCGCGGATCTCGGGGGACGTCGGGATCATGCAGTTCCTCTTCTCCCAGTTTCTCCCACAGATCCTCTCCAGTTTCTTTTATGTCGCCTTTTCTGTGTTCATACTCTATGCTCTCAGCGCCAGGTTGACCCTCATCATGATCATCTTTACGCCTCTCTTCCTCCTGGTCAATCTTATTTTTGTCAGCAGGATACGCGCCGTCACCTATCAGGAGCGGGAGAGAGGGGCCTATGTCTCCAGGGATCTCCAGGAGATCCTCGCCGGCATCGAGACGGTCAAGACCCACACTGCCGAAGAGCGAGAGGTCGGACGTATCGTGAACACTCTCAGAGGGGTGATCAGGATGAGGATCAAAAATTCGATGCTCAACTCGTTTTCCAGCCAATTTCTCCTTGGTACCCAGTTTATGATGCTTCTCGCCGTCTTCTGGATCGGGGGGCAGGACGTCATTGCAGGGACGATGACGGTCGGGGACTTTGTTGCATATATCGCGTATATTGCGACGTTCTCAACGGCGTCAAAGACATTTTTCTCTCTCCCGGTCATCCTTCAACCTGTCCTCACTTCGGTCGAACGGCTCCAGGAACTTTTCGGGACCGCAACCGAGACCGATCAGGGGAGCGGCGGGTTCGTTCCTGAGACCATCAAAGGAACGATCGAGTTCAGGGATGTCTCGTTCTCATATGTGGACGGCGCGCCGGTCCTGCATGGAGTCAATTTCACTGTCGGGCCCGGCGAGGTCGTCGCCCTCACCGGAAGGACCGGTGCCGGGAAGACGACGCTGATCAACCTGCTCCTGAAATTCTTCACTCCACAGTCCGGCATGATCGTCCTTGACGGGCATGATCTCATTGAACTCGATCCCGGATGGGTGCGCCGTCAGGTCTCTGTCGTCTCCCAGGATCCCTTCCTCTTCCACACCTCCATCGAAGAGAATGTCAGGTATGGAAGGCCTGAGGCAGGAAGAGACGAAGTGATCGAGGCCGCCCGGAAGGCACAGATCCACGCCGAGATCCTGGGATTTCCGGAGGGATACGAGACGGTCGCCGGGGAGCGGGGGACGCAACTCTCGGCCGGGCAGCGGCAACGGATCGCGGTGGCGCGGGCGTTTCTGAGAGACAGTCAGATCTTGATCCTGGACGAACCTACGTCGTCTCTTGACGCCGGGACCGAAGAGAGACTGCAGAAGTCGCTTGCCGAACTGGCGGCAGGCAGGACGGTGATCCTGATCACGCACCGGACCGGCCTTCTCTCTCTCGCCGACCGGGTGTATGCACTAGAGGACGGACATCTTGTGGAACAGAACCCGTCCTCTCGCCGGGTTGAAGTAGAGGCATGA
- the scmF gene encoding SynChlorMet cassette radical SAM/SPASM protein ScmF, with amino-acid sequence MNEPLREEPSSGHRLSQLYFYLTDECNLACRHCWIAPEYLNATTATSFLPFDLFVSIIREAQPLGLTAVKLTGGEPLLHPQFADIVRVVRDEKLRLVIETNGTLMTSEIAEDIAACKGAFVSVSIDGADAATHEWVRGVPGSFEAACAGVRHLADAGLRPQVIMTVMQRNQYQIEAVVRLAESLGAGSVKFNLLQPTARGETMHARGEALGIKELVTLGRWVEDELASRTDIRLIYGHPPAFKPLGQIFGSDGDGCGVCGICWILGVIANGSYALCGIGETVPDLVFGRAGRDRLADVWEQTPVLNEIREKLPQGLTGVCGRCLMKGRCLGRCLAQNYYTNGDLWTPYWFCEEAERAGVFPETRKVEGLEECGCDRPSETTGS; translated from the coding sequence ATGAATGAACCTCTGCGGGAAGAACCATCCTCCGGGCATCGTCTCAGTCAACTCTATTTCTACCTCACCGACGAGTGCAACCTCGCCTGCCGCCACTGCTGGATCGCGCCCGAGTACCTGAACGCGACCACGGCTACATCGTTCCTCCCCTTCGATCTCTTTGTCTCCATCATCAGGGAGGCACAACCGCTTGGCCTCACTGCGGTGAAACTTACCGGGGGCGAACCCCTCCTCCATCCTCAGTTTGCGGACATCGTGAGAGTTGTCAGGGACGAAAAACTCAGGCTTGTCATCGAGACTAACGGGACGCTGATGACTTCTGAGATTGCAGAGGATATCGCGGCATGCAAGGGCGCCTTTGTCTCGGTGAGCATCGACGGTGCCGATGCGGCGACGCATGAATGGGTCCGTGGCGTTCCCGGGAGTTTTGAGGCTGCATGTGCGGGGGTCAGGCACCTTGCGGATGCCGGTCTCAGGCCCCAGGTGATCATGACAGTCATGCAACGGAACCAATACCAGATTGAGGCGGTGGTGCGACTTGCCGAATCTCTCGGCGCAGGATCGGTGAAATTCAATCTCCTCCAACCGACGGCCCGTGGGGAGACAATGCATGCCCGGGGGGAGGCCCTGGGGATCAAAGAATTGGTAACTCTCGGGCGGTGGGTGGAGGACGAACTGGCGTCCCGCACCGACATTCGTCTCATCTACGGCCACCCCCCGGCCTTCAAACCGCTCGGGCAGATCTTCGGGAGTGATGGTGACGGCTGTGGTGTCTGCGGGATCTGCTGGATCCTCGGCGTGATCGCCAACGGTTCGTATGCCCTCTGCGGGATCGGTGAGACCGTGCCAGATCTGGTCTTCGGGCGTGCCGGAAGAGACCGGCTCGCAGATGTCTGGGAACAGACGCCGGTCTTAAACGAGATCAGGGAAAAACTTCCGCAGGGCCTTACCGGAGTGTGCGGGCGCTGCCTGATGAAGGGGCGGTGCCTCGGACGCTGCCTTGCACAGAATTATTATACGAATGGCGACCTCTGGACGCCATACTGGTTCTGCGAGGAAGCGGAGCGGGCCGGGGTGTTCCCTGAAACCAGGAAGGTGGAGGGACTCGAGGAATGCGGCTGCGATAGACCGTCTGAGACTACCGGATCCTGA
- the scmE gene encoding SynChlorMet cassette radical SAM/SPASM protein ScmE, with amino-acid sequence MEPDESTVRVMHTPRKVDLAITHHCNLRCTYCSHFSSAGDAGRDLSTGEWLQFFEELNRCAVMDVTLQGGEPFCRADFFALVDGIVENRMRFSILSNGTLITDDLAASLAGTGRCNSIQVSIDGSTPEVHDTCRGRGSFARALEGISYLREHGIPVSVRVTLHRQNVDHLDEIAKFLLEDLGLPSFSTNAASFFGLCREHTDAVQLTPEDRTTAMATLLSLNQQYDGRISATAGPLAEAKHWTMMEEARKEGRASLSGGGHLTGCGCTMSSIAVRADGAIVPCILLSHLELGRINRDDLGEIWRTHPEMQRMRSRREIPLDQFSFCQGCPYIPYCTGNCPALAATLLGDVYHPSPDACLRRFLAAGGRLPEEEV; translated from the coding sequence ATGGAACCGGATGAATCGACGGTGCGGGTGATGCACACACCCAGGAAGGTCGACCTTGCGATCACCCACCACTGCAACCTCAGGTGTACCTACTGCAGCCATTTTTCGAGTGCCGGGGACGCCGGCAGAGATCTCTCAACCGGCGAGTGGCTGCAATTTTTCGAGGAACTGAACCGGTGCGCCGTGATGGACGTCACCCTCCAGGGCGGCGAACCCTTCTGCCGGGCAGACTTTTTCGCACTGGTGGACGGGATCGTGGAGAACCGGATGCGTTTCTCGATCCTCTCCAACGGGACGCTGATCACCGACGACCTCGCGGCCTCTCTTGCCGGTACCGGACGGTGCAACAGCATACAGGTTTCCATCGACGGCTCGACCCCGGAAGTCCATGACACGTGCAGGGGAAGAGGGTCGTTTGCCCGCGCACTCGAGGGCATCTCCTATCTGCGTGAACACGGGATCCCGGTCTCGGTGCGGGTGACATTACATCGTCAGAATGTCGACCACCTCGACGAAATCGCGAAGTTTCTTCTTGAAGATCTCGGTCTTCCTTCCTTCTCGACCAATGCAGCCTCATTTTTTGGCCTATGTCGGGAGCATACCGACGCTGTCCAGCTCACCCCTGAAGACCGCACCACAGCCATGGCGACACTCCTCAGCCTGAACCAGCAGTATGACGGACGGATCTCGGCCACCGCAGGCCCCCTCGCCGAGGCAAAACACTGGACCATGATGGAGGAGGCGAGGAAAGAGGGGCGTGCGTCCCTGTCCGGCGGCGGCCACCTCACGGGGTGCGGCTGCACCATGAGTTCCATCGCCGTCAGGGCCGATGGGGCGATCGTCCCCTGCATTCTGCTCAGCCATCTCGAACTCGGGCGGATCAATCGGGACGATCTCGGGGAGATCTGGCGCACTCACCCCGAGATGCAGCGGATGCGGAGCCGGCGAGAGATCCCGCTGGATCAGTTTTCCTTCTGCCAGGGCTGTCCGTACATCCCCTACTGCACCGGCAACTGCCCGGCCCTTGCCGCCACCCTGCTGGGCGACGTCTATCATCCGAGCCCGGACGCCTGCCTCCGGCGATTCCTGGCGGCCGGGGGGAGACTACCGGAGGAAGAAGTATGA
- the scmD gene encoding SynChlorMet cassette protein ScmD: protein MTNADIKPVQNPQIIFREEFDDWAILFDPDTGEAYGLNPTGAWVWKLLDGKNSIEEICESIRGAFSDVPAGSPAEITTFIDELVEKGFAGQDVTPHGTG, encoded by the coding sequence ATGACCAACGCTGATATAAAACCGGTTCAGAACCCACAGATCATCTTCAGGGAGGAATTCGACGACTGGGCGATCCTCTTCGACCCCGACACCGGCGAGGCGTACGGCCTCAACCCGACCGGCGCATGGGTCTGGAAACTGCTGGACGGGAAGAACTCGATCGAAGAGATCTGTGAATCGATCAGGGGAGCCTTTTCCGATGTCCCTGCCGGGTCGCCGGCTGAAATCACGACATTCATCGATGAACTCGTGGAAAAAGGATTTGCAGGGCAGGATGTGACACCCCATGGAACCGGATGA
- the scmC gene encoding SynChlorMet cassette protein ScmC, with protein MPGDESYLFTLADGREWIFSAEAGCADWLDTFATILGLEAGTPGGTASELRFIDRSPTPYERGDGWECQHLNPLRIWSHPERPFRYLECPGTGENSVNDAIMMSEAISCFNAIHFSSGALPLHATLLAKEGKAVAIAAPGGTGKSTCAARVPPPWTALADDMALVIRDGAMKFHAHPLPTWSEIFMHGNTGLRWEAGRHVPLEAIYFLEQADHDGATPLGEGEAAISTYASSIQISHIHLSRLDPAAARDARRHLFENACTFAENVPAFRLRATRHGRFWEEIERSMESPGGR; from the coding sequence TTGCCCGGAGATGAGTCGTACCTGTTCACCCTCGCCGACGGGCGGGAGTGGATCTTTTCCGCAGAAGCGGGATGTGCAGACTGGCTTGATACCTTTGCCACGATCCTCGGACTTGAGGCCGGCACGCCCGGCGGCACCGCTTCGGAACTGCGGTTCATCGATAGATCTCCCACGCCGTACGAGAGGGGAGACGGGTGGGAATGCCAGCACCTGAATCCTCTCAGGATCTGGTCTCACCCCGAACGCCCTTTCCGGTACCTGGAGTGCCCCGGCACCGGGGAAAACAGCGTGAATGACGCCATCATGATGTCTGAAGCGATCTCATGCTTCAACGCAATCCATTTTTCCAGTGGTGCGCTCCCCCTGCATGCCACCCTCCTCGCAAAGGAGGGGAAGGCGGTTGCCATCGCCGCTCCGGGCGGGACCGGAAAGTCCACCTGCGCCGCACGGGTGCCGCCACCCTGGACAGCCCTCGCCGACGACATGGCCCTGGTGATCAGGGACGGTGCCATGAAGTTCCACGCCCATCCCCTTCCCACCTGGAGCGAGATCTTCATGCACGGAAACACTGGTCTCAGGTGGGAAGCGGGACGGCATGTCCCGCTGGAGGCGATCTATTTTCTCGAACAGGCCGACCATGACGGAGCAACCCCGCTCGGAGAAGGGGAAGCGGCGATCTCAACCTATGCCTCTTCCATACAGATCTCTCATATTCATCTCTCTCGCCTTGATCCTGCGGCCGCGCGGGACGCACGACGGCACCTCTTCGAGAACGCGTGCACCTTCGCAGAGAATGTTCCGGCTTTCCGTCTCCGTGCAACGCGTCACGGCCGGTTCTGGGAGGAGATCGAGCGCTCAATGGAATCTCCCGGAGGGAGGTGA
- a CDS encoding S24/S26 family peptidase, producing MLPDRPGFITYVGPSMYPTLRALDLLNYRPYDARRGIRRGDVVLFRPPGEDRIVIHRVVAVTPRGICTHGDNNLSGDPYLLTGDAVLGRVYSAQRGRRKVTVHGGAVGECQGSVFRFRRRAVHLLGVVLRWPRGLLTGRSPVQIPFLRVVAFRRTGGTELHLFLAGRPIGHLPAGEKRWRIRWPFGLFVNEEALPRLISDKDQGIRP from the coding sequence ATGCTCCCCGACCGGCCCGGCTTCATCACCTATGTCGGGCCGAGCATGTACCCGACGCTCAGGGCCCTCGACCTCCTCAACTATCGTCCCTATGATGCCAGGCGCGGGATCAGGAGAGGTGACGTGGTCCTCTTCAGGCCCCCCGGAGAGGATCGGATCGTCATCCACCGCGTCGTTGCGGTCACTCCCCGCGGGATATGCACTCATGGCGACAACAATCTCTCGGGCGACCCCTATCTTCTCACCGGTGATGCCGTTCTCGGACGAGTTTACTCTGCACAACGGGGAAGAAGAAAGGTGACGGTCCACGGCGGCGCTGTCGGAGAGTGCCAGGGCAGTGTCTTCAGGTTTCGCCGCCGTGCGGTGCATCTCCTCGGTGTTGTCCTGCGATGGCCCCGTGGCCTCCTTACCGGGAGATCTCCGGTGCAGATCCCTTTCCTCAGGGTCGTCGCCTTCAGACGAACCGGGGGTACCGAGTTGCATCTTTTCCTTGCCGGGCGGCCGATCGGACACCTGCCTGCCGGGGAGAAGCGCTGGCGGATCAGGTGGCCGTTCGGGCTCTTCGTCAATGAAGAGGCGCTCCCGCGGTTGATCTCAGATAAAGATCAGGGGATACGGCCATGA
- a CDS encoding nucleotidyltransferase domain-containing protein: MNRRAGTVPSAEAIRELHSIYSLCGVPRNDLLSVSDDLLLYLSSILRNEEASPPECSPEAWRLLLRRLSPHWVTPVLYGYLRSWDQACLPPAKVMETVRRDYLIGKVRSVQMDRQLGEILTTAEDHGIRILILKGPALARSVYPDPAMRGGGDLDVLVYPDQVEETENLLGALGYRCDDRFFAVSKNYYHEETFLPDKKDLGNLAVEIHWRCAPSLGFVPAVPPEELFSRAVTVHTDQFTFETLAPVDALLHTALHMIFGHTSSIRLTWIHDIALLARQLRVPEEWSVLRSASRVWGARNTVEVALTMAQAWTGLTLPQGFDDFDLWPAPSEEEVAIWPDLLKKDASLRTSLKLKLSVLPDRRERVSMLGYFAGRKLKHRFR; the protein is encoded by the coding sequence ATGAACCGCCGTGCCGGAACCGTGCCGTCGGCCGAGGCGATCCGGGAACTCCACAGCATATACTCTCTCTGTGGCGTGCCGAGGAACGATCTCCTCTCTGTCTCTGACGATCTCCTCCTCTATCTCTCTTCGATCCTGCGGAATGAAGAGGCTTCTCCACCGGAATGCAGCCCGGAGGCATGGCGACTTCTCCTCCGCCGTCTGTCTCCGCACTGGGTGACTCCGGTCCTGTACGGTTACCTCAGGTCGTGGGACCAGGCATGCCTCCCACCTGCAAAGGTCATGGAGACCGTACGCCGCGACTATCTCATCGGTAAGGTCCGTTCGGTCCAGATGGACCGGCAACTCGGTGAGATCCTCACCACAGCAGAGGACCATGGGATCCGGATACTGATATTGAAGGGACCCGCTCTTGCCAGGTCGGTCTACCCTGACCCCGCAATGCGGGGCGGGGGTGATCTCGACGTGCTGGTCTACCCCGACCAGGTGGAAGAGACCGAGAACCTTCTCGGGGCTCTCGGGTACCGGTGCGATGATAGATTCTTTGCGGTCTCCAAAAATTATTATCATGAAGAGACATTTCTCCCGGACAAAAAAGATCTCGGGAATTTAGCAGTCGAGATCCACTGGCGGTGTGCCCCGTCGCTGGGTTTTGTCCCTGCAGTCCCACCGGAGGAACTCTTCTCACGGGCCGTAACCGTCCATACCGATCAGTTCACCTTTGAGACTCTGGCACCGGTTGACGCTCTCCTCCATACGGCGCTGCATATGATCTTTGGCCATACCTCGAGCATCCGTCTCACCTGGATCCATGACATCGCCCTGCTTGCTCGCCAACTCAGGGTACCGGAAGAGTGGTCGGTTCTCAGGTCAGCAAGTCGGGTATGGGGAGCACGGAATACCGTCGAGGTCGCCCTCACCATGGCACAGGCCTGGACCGGCCTCACCCTCCCGCAAGGATTTGACGACTTCGATCTATGGCCGGCGCCGTCTGAGGAGGAGGTGGCGATCTGGCCCGACCTCCTGAAAAAAGATGCGTCACTCCGCACCTCTCTCAAACTCAAACTCTCGGTGCTGCCCGACAGAAGGGAGAGGGTCTCTATGTTGGGTTATTTTGCTGGCCGGAAGTTGAAACATCGATTCAGGTGA
- a CDS encoding MBL fold metallo-hydrolase — protein MAENDWREIPGTDGARILPLTRKPDVCCSNAYLIATEREIVIIDTGADETQMETIISTVEALTAARPRPVCLFITHCHLDHCLQAIRRRSWIEEKGVVVFAHAEGAEALESGDESQTVADIFKWEIEPLRVDVRLHNGDGREVSLGNGETIVLEHEEHAAVPADRLTFPSGNLISVYATPGHSPDSVCIRVGEHLFLGDLLFSANPGVAGLHGWNPDALLTSAGEVRRILTAGGITLCWNGHGREITVPDTLRALGKLEDDLECMKAIGNFDNDRLRESVEYAQDMLAEANRLFPIISGRIYYLSYYLEALGEVEEAERYQHLIESDMIDAFLTDFDAFATEFREGGKIDIQFVLKAVQVAAKIEGAFGRGLDDPAADTSLVRRASRLLTDCLHTVCAFDPPDAAVPVDVVPLMAEFVGRLSDSSHLDEALLAAAEDEDAFRSALAQRIAHLPLFEEVRISFVHDADSLVVRTRPERLCDGLTAVIEGLTAAGAEKIAVSATGTGEMVSLAVQSSVLHGDWPHLRACQRRFARCGGRCDLRTVHGMPALVLDFTREPVSL, from the coding sequence ATGGCAGAAAATGACTGGCGGGAGATCCCGGGGACAGATGGGGCACGCATCCTTCCCCTGACAAGGAAACCGGATGTCTGCTGTTCGAACGCCTATCTGATCGCAACAGAGCGCGAGATCGTCATCATCGACACCGGCGCGGATGAAACACAGATGGAGACGATTATCTCGACGGTCGAGGCCCTCACTGCAGCACGCCCCCGTCCGGTCTGTCTCTTCATCACCCATTGTCATCTCGATCACTGTCTTCAGGCGATCAGGCGCCGGTCGTGGATCGAGGAGAAAGGCGTCGTCGTCTTTGCCCATGCCGAGGGGGCGGAAGCGCTTGAGTCGGGAGACGAATCGCAGACCGTCGCCGATATCTTCAAGTGGGAGATCGAGCCCCTCCGGGTTGATGTACGCCTCCATAATGGGGATGGACGCGAGGTGTCTCTCGGAAACGGCGAGACGATCGTCCTTGAACATGAGGAGCATGCCGCCGTCCCGGCAGACCGCCTCACCTTCCCGTCGGGAAACCTGATCTCAGTCTACGCCACCCCCGGGCATAGCCCCGACTCGGTCTGCATAAGGGTCGGCGAACACCTCTTCCTCGGCGACCTCCTCTTCTCGGCAAACCCTGGAGTCGCAGGGCTCCACGGCTGGAACCCCGATGCCCTGCTCACCTCGGCTGGAGAGGTCCGCCGGATCCTGACCGCCGGCGGGATCACTCTCTGCTGGAACGGGCACGGGAGAGAGATCACGGTGCCCGACACCCTCCGTGCCCTCGGGAAACTTGAGGACGACCTGGAGTGCATGAAGGCGATCGGGAACTTCGACAACGATCGACTGCGCGAGTCGGTCGAATACGCGCAGGACATGCTTGCCGAGGCAAACCGGTTGTTTCCGATCATCTCGGGCAGGATCTATTACCTCTCCTATTATCTTGAGGCCCTCGGCGAGGTGGAGGAGGCGGAGCGGTACCAGCATCTCATCGAGTCCGATATGATCGATGCATTTCTCACGGACTTCGACGCTTTTGCCACAGAGTTCAGGGAGGGTGGTAAGATTGACATTCAGTTCGTCCTCAAAGCGGTGCAGGTCGCGGCAAAGATCGAAGGAGCCTTCGGGCGGGGGCTCGACGACCCGGCCGCGGATACCTCGCTGGTGCGCCGGGCCTCTCGCCTGCTCACCGATTGCCTGCATACGGTTTGCGCCTTCGACCCTCCCGACGCCGCGGTGCCGGTCGACGTCGTCCCGCTGATGGCGGAGTTTGTCGGGCGCCTCTCCGATTCCTCACATCTCGATGAGGCGCTTCTCGCCGCGGCTGAGGACGAGGACGCGTTCAGGTCCGCGCTTGCACAGAGAATCGCCCACCTCCCCCTCTTTGAAGAGGTCCGCATCTCTTTTGTCCACGACGCCGACTCCCTTGTGGTGCGGACTCGCCCGGAAAGACTCTGTGACGGGCTCACCGCGGTGATAGAGGGTCTCACTGCCGCGGGAGCGGAAAAGATCGCTGTTTCCGCCACCGGGACCGGCGAAATGGTTTCCCTTGCTGTTCAGTCCAGTGTTCTCCATGGCGACTGGCCGCATCTCCGGGCCTGCCAGCGACGGTTCGCCCGCTGTGGCGGCCGGTGCGATCTCAGGACTGTTCACGGGATGCCGGCCCTTGTGCTGGACTTCACGAGAGAACCCGTAAGCCTTTGA
- the scmC gene encoding SynChlorMet cassette protein ScmC, with amino-acid sequence MSWSEHITWYPFTLADESEWAFGAEDELSDWMARFAAVLKLEEGPTTNTRKIFFRQDPPYSPGWITQELRHLRVWSHADWPGHIIQIPPGQEENPSVDFFRMREAIGFLCTELLSSGALPLHAALLSRENHGIVIAAPGGTGKSTCAARAPPPWRALGDDMTLVVRDMNGAYHAHPLPTWSDITVRGYTEWSWDLRKSQPLRGVYFLEQADQDGMVPVGQGEATAGITASAIQIIQLYLWHIDTPIARRFRADIFANASNLVCKVPAFRLSATRHGRFWEEIERSMASSGGR; translated from the coding sequence ATGTCCTGGAGTGAACATATCACATGGTATCCTTTCACTCTCGCGGACGAGAGTGAGTGGGCATTCGGGGCAGAGGACGAACTTTCAGACTGGATGGCCCGATTCGCAGCGGTCCTGAAACTCGAAGAAGGCCCTACAACCAACACAAGAAAGATTTTCTTCAGGCAAGACCCTCCCTACTCGCCGGGCTGGATCACTCAGGAACTCAGACATCTCAGAGTCTGGTCCCATGCCGACTGGCCCGGACATATCATCCAGATCCCCCCCGGGCAGGAGGAGAATCCTTCAGTCGATTTCTTCAGGATGAGAGAGGCGATCGGTTTTCTCTGCACCGAACTTCTCTCTTCAGGTGCACTCCCCCTGCATGCCGCACTCCTCTCCCGCGAGAACCACGGCATCGTGATCGCCGCCCCTGGCGGGACAGGGAAATCCACCTGTGCCGCACGAGCTCCTCCGCCCTGGCGTGCACTCGGTGACGATATGACACTCGTCGTCAGGGACATGAACGGTGCATATCACGCACATCCTCTTCCCACCTGGAGTGACATTACAGTGCGAGGGTACACCGAGTGGAGTTGGGATCTGAGGAAGAGCCAACCCCTCAGAGGGGTGTATTTCCTGGAGCAAGCCGATCAAGACGGAATGGTCCCGGTCGGGCAGGGAGAAGCAACCGCAGGAATCACAGCCTCGGCCATCCAGATTATCCAACTCTACCTGTGGCATATCGATACGCCCATCGCCCGGAGATTCAGAGCGGATATCTTTGCAAATGCATCAAATCTCGTCTGTAAAGTCCCTGCGTTCCGTCTCAGTGCCACGCGTCATGGCCGGTTCTGGGAGGAGATCGAGCGCTCGATGGCATCTTCCGGTGGGAGGTGA
- a CDS encoding signal peptidase I, translated as MAGSGRRSSARWHLPVGGERTERPSHIFPNRPGLITYVGPSMYPTLRTLDIIRYRPYDAGCRMRRGDVILFRPPGRNRIVIHRVVAVTHEGIRTQGDNNLSCDPYLLTCDAVLGRVLSAHREGREIAVRGGAAGWCRGSALRLRRRAVHTLAVALRHPCDALAGRCPIQIPFLRVAAFKRTRGTELHLLLAGRSIGRLPTGERRWLIRRPFGLIVNEEALPRPKPEGNHE; from the coding sequence ATGGCCGGTTCTGGGAGGAGATCGAGCGCTCGATGGCATCTTCCGGTGGGAGGTGAGCGGACGGAGCGACCCTCACACATCTTTCCGAACAGACCCGGCCTCATCACCTATGTCGGGCCGAGCATGTACCCGACGCTCAGGACCCTTGACATCATCCGCTACCGCCCCTATGATGCAGGCTGCAGGATGCGGAGAGGTGACGTGATCCTCTTCCGGCCTCCAGGACGCAATCGGATCGTCATCCACCGCGTCGTTGCAGTCACTCATGAAGGAATACGCACCCAGGGCGACAACAATCTCTCATGCGACCCCTATCTCCTCACCTGCGATGCCGTTCTCGGACGCGTCCTCTCCGCACATAGGGAAGGGAGAGAAATAGCGGTCCGCGGCGGCGCGGCAGGGTGGTGCCGCGGCAGCGCCCTCCGTCTGCGACGCCGTGCGGTACACACCCTCGCCGTTGCCCTGCGACACCCTTGCGACGCTCTTGCCGGGAGATGCCCGATACAGATTCCTTTCCTCCGGGTCGCCGCCTTCAAGCGAACTCGCGGCACCGAACTGCACCTTCTCCTTGCCGGGCGATCGATCGGACGTCTCCCGACCGGGGAGAGGCGCTGGCTGATCAGGCGACCGTTCGGGCTCATCGTGAATGAAGAGGCGCTCCCGAGACCAAAACCAGAGGGGAACCATGAGTAA